The Diceros bicornis minor isolate mBicDic1 chromosome 12 unlocalized genomic scaffold, mDicBic1.mat.cur SUPER_12_unloc_2, whole genome shotgun sequence genomic interval ggagggtggtgatggatatttgtgtacagtgacggagatgacatgggcaaggagggagagtagccaacagcatagcgggggctttgggtgggtctgattgaaggaaggggccaagtaatagaaccttgaagaagtgacctcacttccttggtgacagcccccaacagaacttagaactctggttaccaggcacccacactgtaaccacagcctcctgtccagttcatttgagtggagacactcgacacagcaggatgttctcgtgttgtcctgtgactttccgaggctgtggcccccggaaagccaagaatgagagcatgttaagtcgttttagacattggctcagccctcacgtcgaatgtctgtggccttttggcaggaggaaccatcaggtaacagcgtagcccagggcaggccactctaggtcaggccacaactgtgatcccaaatggacagccccacaccccttgaccctcattgtgtgtgtgtgtgtgtgtgtgtgtgtgtgtgtatgtatgtgggaggtggagttagagaaggtagtatgaggaggaaccaccctgagcaggagcaggtagctaaatggtggagatctggttgtgtgtcatgttcatactgaagatttggctgcaggagaggatggtgagtgctggggaccaagctcttctacccacatgtgaatcccaggccatcgaggtgtcatcacattccttccctgatggagactatgcagatgcccctctgtgcctgaactgtggtggggtttccctctgtggcaaagtccaggcaggcccctgatgcctcctggcctgacttctgggcactgtcactgcagagctgcacccaagtgatggttgaggagctggtagatggtttccagttcaccatctccctggagaggacacaggtgcaccagtccatcaatgaagagggctggtctgaggtgagagtgggtgcagaggggtcttcatacccaggactctgagataaccaaggcactactagaatgcagactcaaatctgagtctcccctggaaccccccagggttttctcattagagtgctccacagtcccactcccaaaggaatctggacctccactccttcccaccagctacacaggagggtagaaattcacctcaatcctcccgctggttcaccatgatgtcattgagtgtatgtacctcctcctctccctcagtgtgaggatgagtccaccgtgaatttcaatgaggcctgcaggatgcgggccctccagacaggcatgatggagaagctgacagagtccatcgcaccagctttcctgaggaggaacatctctagcttcaccaccttcatggtcaactactcggccttagacacatcccaccaggtcctggaccagctgtttactaggtgagtggccactccctcctcagcacagtggtgactctgccccctgccagctgtgtgtcctgggagtgtcaccaaatctctctgagcctcagtttgctcctctgaaaagtagggtgggagaggataaatttcatggggatcttgtaggaactaatgggatcagccatggcgggtgcttacctggtgcctggctctgcagagagggctgtggacgtgctgtggttgttcatggtgtttatttctctcttccccgtgaaaagtagtctgcctcacccatctctgagatgcggcctttctgaatttggaaaagcacatggaaaccaccctgtcaaggagttggagagtccatccagctggtcctggtccttttccttggggtagccagtcaaggatctctggggcagcagagaggccctaggcccactcaggtgtctgggatggttctgggtggactacattcattgaaccatgtagattaagcacctactgcatgcaggacatttggagacagtaaactcagtgaatgaaggagacacaatgcgtggcctcaatttacgtctgagagtcagacattgacattcgacatcattcgcaggtcttgtcatccaccgtccatcccaagggatgccctcatagcctcctttacatctggaggcatctccccttattccagccaggagggcagagcgcaggaccacctaaaaaagtgagtggtctttgggtccagaaggatggcctcctgtctctaaagaacaagctgtggggggagagatggaggctgtggttgaggggagcctgtcagaagccgcatctcacgcatcttttgattcccatgggaaggcagaggcccggtggcttccactccaggaggacaggagtcaaagagctatggatgggtgccaggacccctgggaaccagaggggtggctgggctgagttctcccctagaaacccattcccaccacagacccatttgaatctgcctccccttctccacatctacctcttctcaccaccgcctccaggcccagaacaggaggtgtgtgagcaacctggtcacaaatctgtctcagtgctcagtccagttgcacaagtgcatggagggctggggtgggctgtgtcccagaccttcaggagaagagtgtcagtgggaagagagtcacaagagactctgtgtcaacctgctggataagcaggcctgccactgccaggacagcctcacaggggtcagggctgccatgtggctctcacctggatggagagggacaGGCATAGGGTtcagtcccaagccagggtgtcttgggtgagaagcgtggagggaaaggccaggcctctgactctgttgcccaattgcctcccccagtgccatctcttctgtggtgggaacctgcctggacccagggcaggatttctgggagctcctgcaccatccctgcttcagcatgaagctggcctctctgcatctcagcttgcctggctcggggctgcagggccacgcctaccttctccaggtccagctggagcatccacggcccattgaggcagagctggaaggtgaggcaactgcagtctgggatgacaatttgcagagtgttcggaggcttggttcacttcaaggcagtggggtctttcctggctttgacaggcacaggggaagtcagctacttgagtgacactgtttctttctcctgctacagtaccatctccagagctccctccagctccagcaccagagcaagggccagctccctggctagatccagctccagctctagttccaccacttgTGCtaaagctggagccagtgtcacctccatcagtccctccagggccagagccaccaccaccatcagctccagccccagtgccagctcctgagctggagccagctggaccattggctccagggagaatcctccctccacctggagagataacagcagagccagatccagtcccagagcccacctgcccctgggacgtgaccaccaagaacctgctgagggaggagaagcctgacttcttggagttccctccccggctggtggcagagcagttgacactgatggatgtggtgagcagcggggctctcaggacagttggggccggccttccctgtgccgtgagctgccccagacctgccatttcctgatccagaatcccatgatctcggtccaacctcttgcttccccacttaccctcatgtgacctgagcagccttcttaactcccaagcctttgctgtcctcatgtggacagtagggatggactttgagagcagctgccatgcagagtggctgtgcagatggatgaggtggagcagagaggaagttgggcagagtctgcgctttggtgggggaggggagcacactgaagtgctgtctcgtccttgggtagttcactcatttgcccaggaggcctcaacagcctcaacactaattaggcacttaatgtgtacatgactacaaggcagacaaacaaagcccgtggttgttgctgccttgggggaatgtgcatctgaaagaggagtcagaccccaggatggtcagaatgggtggaagatgcccctagagatggtcatgcaggagctgagttctggtgcttggaggaagtgagactgggcgacgagcaaatgccacttccctgcgccacagtatgcgttcctgggtcatcctgtgctgggtgccctcaggggacacaagcaacacccagggactcccacaagcctcaggtcgCATTCTCcgattcctgagctccagctctcaccactgacctggcctgggactgggggctgcggatgctgagctgggctgtggcagggctgggtgacaatccctgtcctccccaggagctcttcaagacagtgaggccccacgaattcctggactccatctggtcccagtgtgacaacaggggcaatgagcacctggcaccgaccatccatgccaccatgacccactttaacagagtggtcgaatgtatcgtcaccacctgcattggggacccgagcatgacggcccaggtcagggccagggtggtggagctctggatccaggtggccaaggtaagatgtgggaggccctgggagcccctctctggagtcgggggaactgccccttctcctttctcagctctcatgtttgaagtccgtggtctgagcctttgcacaatccttaggcccctcctgccaggcctcgatgacctgactcctggtcccagtggtgggaagctcaccccttcctgggctcctttcttggcttgagctgaaatcctcctacctggaagtattcctcatcaggttccagctgtgcctttcccgggttccctgagctgctgtctcatccaggacaggagacgtcaatgaggcgacagaagccggAGGAAGCAGGGcaccagctccccctcacagctcattctcttcccttccccaggaaagccacggcctgaggaacctttcctctctccatgcgatcctctgggctctggagggcccctccattcaacgtttaaaagagacgtggagacaggtgtccaggtgggtaggcctctctccatgcgagcaccacctgggtggaccagacaccccccacagggctggcattgcccttcagtcagttgggacctcctgggagacagcaaagccTGGggttagggtctgacctggttggcaggcttgaaGTCTTTCTGacaacttaggccagtggttctgcttcagggatcagtttccctaagtgacagatcatggcttgaaccaaattgaagattttcaagtgttttcagcaacagaactctctgtccacgtgaaattaagactgtttaaaacacatctgctgagaaaataagagaatggaggccccaggtgacaataggagagccccctccccagtcccagacacatcagggctcagaggacacagtgaaaatgctcatccaggctgtctggatcttctgggttttcaaacaaaaggaatttaccctcaaaccactccacagtgtttctttccttttttccctcctcaggaagaactggcaaATACTGAAAAACATAATCGAAACATGCCACCAgaagagcaggaagcttctcaaggaggtgagtggaggctggagaactggaaggacgggaggtgaggtgaggagggaccaggcaggatgtgctttggtaagtttttcacttaaggttccccgagaaataacggtctgtcttgtccagctggacaggaagcggggggtgtgagctgcaggggcaggtggggactgtttggggcaggaggccttggtcacgggatacagtggtgtcgcctggactgttccaagaggtgaggagctggcagaatgagcaggtttctggcttccatgtggacccatcagctggccctcatcatcctccaggctggcgggtggatggagtgggtgggggttcctttcttcataaagcagcccagtctgtcctcaggaagccaggcctctgctgctccttctgtcttcactgcacctcacaggggaggacattctgcctgtcccagggatgggcactgtgaggtcacacagagcttgtggacacaggggctgcacagccttgggccaaatggtggatctgggacagaactgtgtgctctctgggactgtgcactctagcccgatagtggtcactgctgacaaaccagtgagtctcccccggtgccttgtcgacaaggatacgccccagatggcaatgagaattatcgaggaacctacagattcttaatggaccttcctgacagatacttaatggcctccatcgaggccctggcaggaggggcctaaggattgtgcaaaggctcagaccacagacttcaaacatgagacctgagaaaagagaagggacattagaagtttccaagtgaaaaaggatgcaaatgtcaccattacacagtgccgtggtcaactcctacactgtcactcagatgtggcacacgggggttcccttcctgagtgagtgaaggaggagttctgtacagggacaatcctgaggggatcctagggagctgaggactttggcatggcctcaggtccagcctggtatcagagaatcccagggggctagAAAACACAGCAGCCACTTGCCTGGGACCCCAAGACACCTTGTGcgtctccatccatggctcaggttgaccgagggcctcaacacaccccgagagtccagaggacaggacattggtccgaggtgtgtctggaggaggagtgaaggccgggggccagggcctctggctgggagggggagcggtctcctctgtgggctcctgagcaagtcactgcccctctgtgggcctcggtctcctcatctgggaaatggagggagatgatctctggtgcaggcctcacaggggtgatgaggtacaagggggagaggaatgtgcaggagctttgtgctcctcctccttgaggggggaggggacagcactggtgacagtcagatgatactgagtcctcaggggaccctgggatgcatggggagtcctcctcacactttcctgatgaggagagaggcttaggggcctgggcaggcctgagggcacggagaaggga includes:
- the LOC131401629 gene encoding ral-GDS-related protein-like, whose protein sequence is MDVELFKTVRPHEFLDSIWSQCDNRGNEHLAPTIHATMTHFNRVVECIVTTCIGDPSMTAQVRARVVELWIQVAKVRCGRPWEPLSGVGGTAPSPFSALMFEVRGLSLCTILRPLLPGLDDLTPGPSGGKLTPSWAPFLA